The following are encoded in a window of Cervus canadensis isolate Bull #8, Minnesota chromosome 11, ASM1932006v1, whole genome shotgun sequence genomic DNA:
- the LOC122449565 gene encoding uncharacterized protein LOC122449565, with protein sequence MRPLATGGAAVQPVWAQWAVLGTGPAPRPGQTEAQAVGSLVLGVRTASPGLGEGEWGSDSGRDACSPPRTPPRPGPPPGPTGLLARWVPSGVDISAHLARVCSPLALACPQPPLCPTGERLLGAAAPPSRALLIPGALRPPPPHLQSRLSFCQQPGEGQTDMRSRSLPASSLVLTHLPHALPLQPRIRGSWPGFRALPTFPTPVCRGCVCVCVSGVALRCLCQCVEGVTGERCPLPRRRRAVSVCRCVCVSGAGGQLGHTQAPRCGARAGERAVRAGWYGSCLEGAAGRRRSLGTRWGPRPSADIRSVPGPGPRGGRRRPGPGVAR encoded by the coding sequence ATGCGTCCTTTGGCCACGGGTGGGGCGGCGGTGCAGCCTGTGTGGGCGCAGTGGGCGGTGCTCGGGACAGGCCCCGCCCCGCGTCCCGGCCAGACCGAGGCTCAGGCTGTAGGGTCCTTGGTGCTCGGGGTTAGGACAGCGtcccctgggctgggggagggtgagTGGGGTTCAGACAGTGGGCGGGATGCATGCTCCCCTCCGCgaacccccccccgccccgggcctcCTCCAGGGCCCACGGGGCTGCTGGCCCGCTGGGTCCCCTCTGGCGTGGACATATCCGCCCACCTTGCGCGGGTCTGCAGCCCCTTGGCCCTGGCCTGtccccagcctcccctctgccccacagGGGAGAGGCTGTTGGGCGCAGCTGCCCCTCCTTCCAGGGCGCTCCTGATTCCTGGAGCTCTAAGACCTCCTCCGCCCCACCTCCAGAGTCGCCTTAGTTTCTGTCAGCAACCTGGGGAAGGACAGACTGACATGCGCTCCCGTTCTCTCCCCGCTTCCAGCCTGGTGCTGACTCACCTGCCTCACGCTCTTCCCCTGCAGCCCAGGATCCGGGGCTCGTGGCCTGGCTTCCGGGCACTGCCCACCTTTCCCACGCCCGTgtgcagggggtgtgtgtgtgtgtgtgtgtcgggtgTGGCTCTGCGGTGCTTGTGCCAGTGTGTGGAAGGAGTGACCGGTGAACGGTGCCCACTTCCCCGCAGGAGACGCGCCGTGAGTGTGTGCAGGTGTGTCTGTGTCTCGGGGGCAGGCGGGCAGCTGGGCCACACACAGGCTCCTCGGTGCGGAGCGCGAGCTGGTGAGCGCGCTGTGCGTGCCGGCTGGTACGGGTCGTGTCTCGAGGGCGCAGCGGGTAGAAGACGCAGTTTGGGGACAAGGTGGGGTCCCCGCCCCTCGGCAGACATCCGCTCTGTCCCAGGCCCTGGGCCACGTGGGGGACGCAGGCGGCCGGGGCCCGGCGTTGCTCGCTGA